ATGACAATGTGCAAATCATGTGAAACCAGCAAAATACCGCAATTCAGCCGGTCGCGATAATCGCTGATCAGTTGATAGAGCGCACTTTCACCCGCAAAATCCACCCCTTGCAGCGGCTCGTCCAGGACCAGCAGGTCCGGCTGGCGGGCAACGGCCCGGGCAAGCAGCACCCGCTGAAGCTCTCCGCCGGAAAGTGTGGCAACTTCTGCCCGGGCGCTGGCGGCCATGCCGACTTCCTGCAGGCTTTGTTTCATAACCTGCGGTGTAATGGCGCCGGTCAAGGTCATCAGGCGTTCAACCGTCAGGGGCAGGGCGGGGCTGATATTGATTTTTTGCGGCACATAGCCGATTTTCAAATGCGGCTGCTGCTTTACCTTGCCGGTTGTCGGCGGCAAAATGCCCAGCGCCATTTTGGCTGTCGTGCTTTTGCCGGAACCATTGGGGCCGATCAGGGTGATAATCTCGCCCCGGTGAATATCAAGGTCGATATCGCGCACCAGCCAGCGAGAGCCGGACTTGATACCGGCTTTGCGTAAGGAAACAAGAGGTGAGGCAGCGGGCAAGCAAAAATCTCCGTAAACTCAATATTGCCTGTTTGTGGCGGGTACGTTATATCATGCTGATATGTTATAATATAACATTTCTGTTGCGAGGCGTAAAATGAAATTTTTTCCACGGATTTTACAATATGGCATTCTTGCTCTGACGCTGTTGTTTTTGCCTTTACAGGCCTTTGCGGCGCCGGTTGTGGCGGTATCCATCAAGCCGTTGCATTCATTGGCGGCGGCGGTGATGCAAGGGATGGGGGAGCCGGCGCTCATTGTTGAAGGGACAGGCTCAGAGCATGGCTATCAGTTGCGGCCAAAGGATGCGCGCCTGCTTGCCGGGGCTGATATTGTTTTCTGGGCGGGGGAAGAGATGGAAGGGTTTCTGGTAAAGCCTTTGGAAAGCCTGGCTGCCAGGGCCCGGCAGGTCGCCTTGTCGCAAGCGCCGGGTGTGCAGCTGCTGGATATGCGTGCAGACGGCGATTTTGAAACTCATACCCATAGGGAAACACATAATCATCATAAGGATTTGCACTTCTGGCTTGATCCGCAAAATGCCAAAGCTGCGGTGGCGCAGATTGCCGCCGTGCTTGCGCAGGCTGATCCCGCCAATGCTGCGCGCTATTCTCATAACGCCAGGGCCTATAATGCGCGCCTTGATGCTTTGACAGCAGATATTGCCCGTGAGCTTGCGCCGGTGCGCGGGCGGCCTTTTATTGTGTTTCATGATGCCTATCAGTATTTTGAACGGCGTTTTGATATTATGGCGGCCGGTTCTGTCACCCTTGATCCGGAACATGGTGTCGGGGCAAAGCGCCTTGCGCAAGTGCGCCGGAAGGTTAAAACAGCCGGCCCTGTTTGTGTATTTTCCGAACCGCAGTTTGAACCGCGGCTGGTGATGACTGTGATTGAGGGCACAGAGGCACAAACCGGTGTTCTTGATCCATTGGGGGCGGATATTGCCGCCGGTGCGGGGCAGTATCCGGCACTTGTCCGTAATCTGGCGGCTTCCTTGAAAAATTGCCTTTCCCGTGAATAAGGCAAAAACTTCTTTTTTGTTTTTGCGGCCAATAAAAGAGGCTGCTATTTTGTGGCAGGCAAATCCTGAAAGACAGAGAGGCTATGAAACAGCATAAACAAAATCCGCGCCTGGCAATGGTTGATGTCTTGCGCTGTGCCGCTCTTGCCGGCATGGCGGTTTTTCATTTCTGTGTCGATCTTGCCCTGTTCAATTTTATCGCGCCAGAGCGGGTGCGTGAGGGCGCTTTGCTGCTGCTGGCCCGCGTCGTGGCGGCAAGCTTTCTGTTTCTTGCCGGTTTCAGCCTGTTTCTGGCGCACCGCAACGGGATTCGCTATAGCGCTTTCCGGCGGCGTTTTCTGATCATTGCCGGGGCCGCGCTGCTGGTTTCGCTTATTACTTATGTGATGAGCCCGAATGATTTTGTCTATTTTGGCATTTTGCATGAAATTGCCGTGGCAAGCCTTGCCGGGCTGCTTTTTCTGCGCACACCGGTTTTGCTGAATATTGTGGTTATGGCCGTTGTTTGCCTGTTGCCGGGCGCTGTCTATATCGGCGACGCGCCCTGGTTGTGGTGGCTTGGCCTGGCATGGCTTGTACGCCCGTCGATGGATTTTGTGCCGTTTTTTCCGTGGTTTTCTGCCGTGCTTGCCGGTTTGACCGTGGCGCGCATTATGGATACCGCCAGAATATTGCACTGGCTGCGCAACGGGTTGCCCATAGAGCCGCTTGACCGTGTGATGCAATGGTGCGGACGGCACAGCCTGTTCATCTACCTTGCCCATCAGCCGCTGTTGTGGGGTGCGGTTTATGCAGCAAGGCTCATTGCCGGATAAGCAACGGCTTATCGGCAGGCAGGAGAGAGAAAAAGAGGTTCAGAAGTTGCGCTGCAGGCGGATTGCGCCTTGGAAGGCATCCTGTCCCTGAAAGGTCACACGTGAACCGTCATCCCATTTGGTATTGTCACCATGGTGGACATAGGTGAACTCCGGTATGACATTCAGTCCGGGCACCAGCATATGGGTGACGTTGGTCGAGGCGCTGAAGACAGATGTATCGTCATAGGTCAGCTGCGTATTGAGAATGGTTCTGTCAGTCAAGGCATAAGCTGCGCCGCCCCACACGATCCAGTCGCCGCCCCAGTCACCATATTGGGTGGTGTGCAAACGGAAATAATAGTCCTGTCCATTATTCTTCTTTTTTGTATAAGCTGCATCATAGGCATAATAATCGTCATTGCTTTTATAGCCGACCATAAACCACAGGCTTAGCTGATCGGTAGCATGAATGTCAGCACGTATTTTTGCCGCCCAGCTGTCCCATTCCGAATCATAAGCACCGACAGCAGTGATTGAACCCCAGTTTTGTGCATATTTTGCGCCAAAAAGAACATTGGGTGTGTAATCCCTGATCAGGCTGCCGCTGTGAAAACGGTGCACCCCGGGCTCGTCTGCGATGGATATTCCGTTGTCCGGGCCTACCCGAAAGCCGCTGTCATTGCGGGAATAATTGTTGCCGGTGTCATCGCTGCCGGCGTCGCTGCCCTGTTCAATCCCCAAAATAGCGGAAAAGCCGTTATCAGCCATATAGGTATAACTGATAACGTTGGAGCGCTGATACATGCCCGGGTCGACGACATCATCATTGACCATTTTGCCGAGATAGCCTGTCCAGTGCCAGAAAATCGATTCGTCAACACCGACGCGCAGACCGTTGAGGTCCATATAGCCGAAACGCAGCTGGCCGTTGATACGATCGGCGCCGTCATCCCATTGTGTGCGCAGTTCTATCACTGTGCGCAGGCTGCCGAGTTCCGTGTCGCTGACTGTGTCAAAGCGCAATTCACCGCGGGCGCGCCAGGCATAGGTGTTGCGTGATTTGCGCTTATTATACGAGTGAACGTTATCCCCCGCTTTCAGTTCAGCCCGCACATGGCCGGACAGGCGCATACAGGTCTGGGTGCCGGGAATATAAAAATAACCGCTGCCATAAGCATCACATACCCGCACAAATTCTACCGGTTCAGGCTCTGCAATAAAGATATCCGCCGCAAAAACAGGGCCGGATATAACAAGGGCGGCTGTTGACAGGAATAACCTTGTTGTCATTGTCTTGCTCCTTACGGGTTGCACGACGTGTTCATAACCCTGTTCCAGCAGCAGGCTCTATAAAAAATTAACACATTTTTAATATTTTGAAAGAAGGCTGTGACTTTATCGGATATTTATACGCAGCTTTATTTTAACCTGCCATTGCAATTTTTTGCCTTAAAGAGTCCGGAGACCAATAAATTTACCGGCTATTTTTCTTTTTTTATAAAAGGCGTGACGTTATTGCCTGTGGTTTGCGCTTCCTCTTCCTGCCCGTCATCTGAAAACGACAGGCCACCGGCGCGCAGCAGGGAGGAAAAACGCCCCCCCCTGGCGGCAAGCTCTTTGAAGCTGCCCTGTTCGATGAGTTTGCCCTTGTCCATGAACAGCACAAGATCCGCATTGCGCACGGTTGACAGGCGGTGGGCGATGACCAGCGTTGTCCGGTGGCGGCTGACTAGATCAATCGCTTGCTTGACTCGGGCTTCAGTTTCAACATCCAAAGCGCTTGTCGCTTCATCCAGAATAAGAACAGGCGCATTTTTCAGCACGGCGCGGGCAATGGCAAGGCGCTGGCGTTCCCCGCCGGAAAGTTGTGAGCCGCGCTCGCCGACACTGGTGTCATAGCCGTTGCTTTTGGCCAGAATAAACTCATGCGCCGCGGCAATTCTGGCCGCCCTGCGTACATCTTCATCGGTCGCATTGCTGCGGCCAA
This is a stretch of genomic DNA from Candidatus Tokpelaia hoelldoblerii. It encodes these proteins:
- a CDS encoding Hypothetical protein (bhsal08240), encoding MKQHKQNPRLAMVDVLRCAALAGMAVFHFCVDLALFNFIAPERVREGALLLLARVVAASFLFLAGFSLFLAHRNGIRYSAFRRRFLIIAGAALLVSLITYVMSPNDFVYFGILHEIAVASLAGLLFLRTPVLLNIVVMAVVCLLPGAVYIGDAPWLWWLGLAWLVRPSMDFVPFFPWFSAVLAGLTVARIMDTARILHWLRNGLPIEPLDRVMQWCGRHSLFIYLAHQPLLWGAVYAARLIAG
- a CDS encoding Porin (bhsal08250), with the protein product MTTRLFLSTAALVISGPVFAADIFIAEPEPVEFVRVCDAYGSGYFYIPGTQTCMRLSGHVRAELKAGDNVHSYNKRKSRNTYAWRARGELRFDTVSDTELGSLRTVIELRTQWDDGADRINGQLRFGYMDLNGLRVGVDESIFWHWTGYLGKMVNDDVVDPGMYQRSNVISYTYMADNGFSAILGIEQGSDAGSDDTGNNYSRNDSGFRVGPDNGISIADEPGVHRFHSGSLIRDYTPNVLFGAKYAQNWGSITAVGAYDSEWDSWAAKIRADIHATDQLSLWFMVGYKSNDDYYAYDAAYTKKKNNGQDYYFRLHTTQYGDWGGDWIVWGGAAYALTDRTILNTQLTYDDTSVFSASTNVTHMLVPGLNVIPEFTYVHHGDNTKWDDGSRVTFQGQDAFQGAIRLQRNF
- a CDS encoding ABC transporter (bhsal08220) is translated as MPAASPLVSLRKAGIKSGSRWLVRDIDLDIHRGEIITLIGPNGSGKSTTAKMALGILPPTTGKVKQQPHLKIGYVPQKINISPALPLTVERLMTLTGAITPQVMKQSLQEVGMAASARAEVATLSGGELQRVLLARAVARQPDLLVLDEPLQGVDFAGESALYQLISDYRDRLNCGILLVSHDLHIVMAASDRVLCLNGHICCSGKPRDVADSAEYAALFRTREQAHMLALYQHHHDHTHEADGRICRGRHRPKGKHT
- a CDS encoding Zinc ABC transporter periplasmic zinc-binding protein (bhsal08230), whose amino-acid sequence is MKFFPRILQYGILALTLLFLPLQAFAAPVVAVSIKPLHSLAAAVMQGMGEPALIVEGTGSEHGYQLRPKDARLLAGADIVFWAGEEMEGFLVKPLESLAARARQVALSQAPGVQLLDMRADGDFETHTHRETHNHHKDLHFWLDPQNAKAAVAQIAAVLAQADPANAARYSHNARAYNARLDALTADIARELAPVRGRPFIVFHDAYQYFERRFDIMAAGSVTLDPEHGVGAKRLAQVRRKVKTAGPVCVFSEPQFEPRLVMTVIEGTEAQTGVLDPLGADIAAGAGQYPALVRNLAASLKNCLSRE